The genomic region TCGTGCCCGAGGCGGCGGCGCCGAAGAAGTGGACGGATCTCCTCGACCCCAGGTGGAAGGGCAAGCTCTCCATCGGCCACCCGGGCTTCAGTGGCTACGTCGGCACCTGGGTGGTGCAGATGCGCAAGCTCTACGGCTGGGACTACTTCAAGAAGATGGAGCTGAACAAGCCCCGGATCGGCCGCTCCATCAACGACACCGTGACCATGCTCAACGCCAAGGAGAGCTGGGTGGCCTCGGGGCCCTCGGGCACGACGCTGCAGAGCCGGGACAAGGGTAACCCGCTGGCGGTGGTCTACCCCGAGGACGGCGCTGTCCTCATGGTCTCGCCCTCGGGCATCCTGAAGAATGCGCCGGCCCCCAATGCCGCCAAGCTCTTCATGGAGTTTCTCTTCAGCAAGGAGTGCAACGACATCGTCGTCAAGTACCGCGGCGACTCGATCAACAAGCACGTCAAGCCCCTGCCGGGCGCCAAGCCGCTCACCGAGGTGAAGACGATCCGGCCGACCTACGAGGAGATCCTCAAGGGCATCCCGGAGGTCAAGGAGCAGTTCCGCGACACCTTCGGCATCTGAGCCGCTGGCGCGCATGGCCGCCCCGCAGACCGAGGTCCTGACGGACGTCGCGCGGGCCGGGGCCCTGCCCGCCCGCCGGCTCGGCTGGCGGCAGCGCTGGCGCCACCTCGACAAGTCTCTCTTCCTCTGGCTCCTCCTCATCGGCGTGCTCCTGGTGCTCGTGGTCAACCCGCTGGCGCGGCTCCTCTGGGTGAGCGTCCAGCACGTCGACACGGGCGCGCTGACGCTCGAGAACTACGCCGCCGCCTATGGCCGCTGGCGCTACCTCGAGGCGCTGGTCAACTCGCTGGTGCTGGGGCTGTCCGTGGCCGTGGTCTGCACGCTCTTCGGCGTGCCCATGGCGTGGGCGGTGTCCCACCTTCATCGTGCCCTCGTACCTGGGCGCGGTGGCCTGGATCCTCCTGGCGGGCCCCAACGCCGGGTGGCTCAACCGCGCGTACATGTCGCTCACCGGGGCGGCGGCGGGGCCCTTCAACATCTACAGCATGGCGGGGCTCGTGCTGATCGTCGCCGCGTACTCCTTCCCGTACATGTTCGTGTTCACGCGCTCGGCGCTCGATCTCATCTCCTCCGAGATGGAGGACGCGGCCCACACCCTCGGCGCAGGGGTGCTCCGCACGACGCTCCGGGTCACGCTGCCGCTGACGCTGCCCGCCATCCTGGCCGCCGTCATCGTGGTCTTCCTCGAGGCCATCGCGCTGTTCGGCGCCCCCGCCCTCATCGCGCTGCCGGGACGCTTCCAGGTGATCACGACCATGCTCTGGCAGTTCTTCGAGTTCCCGCCCAAGCTCGAGGTGGCCGCGGCCTACTCGATGCCGCTGCTCGCCATCACGGTGGCGCTGTTCTGGCTGCAGCGCCGCCTGACGGCGCGCAAGGGGTATGTGGCCCTGACGGGGAAGGGGGGCGAGCGCAGGCCGCTCCGCCTGGGCCCGTGGCGCTGGGTGATGCTCGGCTACTGCCTCTTCGTGACCTCGCTCTCCTTCTTCCTGCCCATGGTGGTGGTGCTCCAGGCGGCCCTGGCGAAAGCCTGGGGCCGAGGCTTTGCGCTGGACAATCTCACCCTGCACAATCTGCGCTTCGTCCTCGTGGACCAACCCCTCACGAAGGCGGCCACGCTGCACACCTTCCTGTACGGGGCGACGGCCTCGGTGATCGCGCTGGCGCTGGCGCTGGCGGTCGCCTACATCGTCCAGCGCCAGCTGGTGCCCTTCGGGCAGGCGCTGTCCTTCCTGGCCATGGCGCCGTTCGTGATCCCGGGGATCGTGCTGGCCATCGGCTTCTACGCGGCCTACACCCGGCCGCCGCTCCTGATCTACGGCACCGCCTGGATCCTGATCCTGGCCTTCGCGACCCGCTTCCTGCCCATCGCCTACGCCAACAGCGCCGCCGCCATCCGGGGCATCAACCCGGAGCTGGAGGACGCGGTGCGCATCCTGGGCGGCCGGCGCCTCATGGCGATCCGGCGGGTCGTGATGCCGCTGCTCAAGCGGGGGCTGGCGGGGGCCTTCATCCTGGTCTTCATCCCGGCCACCCGGGAGCTGAGCGCGGCGATCTTCCTCTACACGACGGGGACACAGGTGCTCTCGGTGCTCCTCTTCGACAAGAGCGACGAGGGCAACTTCGAGATTCTCGCCTCCATCGGGCTCATCCTCGTGGTGATCACGGTCTCGCTGGTGATGCTCGGCTTCCGGCTCGTGGGGCGCGACTTCATGCTCCGACGGACCTCGGCGTGAGCAAGCTCGTCCTCCGCAACGTGAGCCGCGCCTTCGGGAGCGTCCTGGCCGTGGACGACTTCTCCCTGGCGCTCGAGCCGGGCGAGTTCGTCTCCCTGCTGGGGCCGTCCGGCTGCGGGAAGACCACCACGCTCCGCGTGATCGCGGGCTTCCTCGATCCCACCCTGGGCACCATCGAGATGGACGGGGAGGTGATCTCCTCGCCCGGCTCCTCGCTGCCGCCCGAGAAGCGTGGGATGTCCATGATCTTCCAGAGCTACGCCATCTGGCCCAACATGACCGTGGCCGAGAACGTGGCCTTCGGCCTGCAGGTCCGCCGCTTCTCTCGCGCAGACACCCGCGCGAAGGTGGAGCAGATCCTGGACGTGGTCCAGATGCGGCACCTGCGCGATCGCTACCCCGCCGAGCTGTCCGGGGGCCAGCAGCAGCGTGTCGCGCTGGCGCGCGCCATCGTGGTCCAGCCGGCCGTGCTGCTGCTGGACGAGCCCCTGTCCAATCTCGACGCCAACCTCCGGGAGGAGATGCGCTACGAGATCCGCCGGCTCCACGACGAGTTCCACATCACGACGGTGTACGTCACCCACGACCAGGCCGAGGCCATGGTGACCTCCGACAGGATCGCCGTGATGAACCAGGGGCGGATCGAGCAGGTGGACGAGCCGCGCGCGCTCTACGCGCGGCCGCGCACGCGCTTCGTGGCCGGCTTCATCGGGCGCACCAATTTCCTCGACGGCGAGGTGCGCGACGGCGAGGTGGCCTTCGACCGCTTCGCCATCCGGCTCGACCAGTTCGAGGAGCCCGCCGCGCTCAGCGGGCGGGTCGCCTTCTCGCTGAGGCCGCAGAGCATCCGCCTGCTGCGTCAGGCGCCTGCCGTCGCCGCTGACCGGAGCGTGATCCCGGGTCGCATCGTCCAGCGCGCCTATCTGGGCGAGCACTGGGACTACGCCGTCCGGCCCGGTGAGAGCGCGCTCACGCTGCGGGTGACGGCACGCCCGCACGAGGTCTTCGAGGTGGGCGAGGCGGTGTGGCTCGAGGTGGATCCGAGGCAGATGGCGCATCTCCGCTGAGGGCGGCCGGGGCCACTCCCCCGCTCCGTTCGGCAGCCCGGGCCTCAGCCTCTGGCCAGGGGCACCTGCCGCGACGCGCGGATCCGCCGGTCCCGCGTCACGAGGGGGACCCGGTGGACGATGCTCGTGGCTGCCACGATCTCGTCCACCGGATCGCCACGGAAGTCCAGGTCGCGAATCGCCCGGCAGACATCGAGGGTGATGGGCCAGACATGGAGACGGGCCAGGGCCCGGGCCAGATCGGCGTCGTCGAGGTCCAGCTCGATCCGCCCGAGCTCGGCCAGCTTGCCGATCTCCCAGATGACGATCCCGGAGATGCTCCACGGCTCCCGCTCGAGCAGAGCCGTCTCGCGCCGGGTGAGGTCACCGGTGAGGGCGTGGAGGAGGATGTGGGTGTCGAGATTGAGCATTCCACCGGAGTCCGGTGGAGAGGAGGCCGCCCTTGATCCGGATCTTGCCCCTGAGGCTGCCGATGAGCGAGGCGGACTCGGCGCCGAGGGGGACGAGCCTGGCGACGGGCTTGCCGTGCTTGGTGATGACGATGCCCTCCGGGGTCACCCGATCGAGCAGCGCCAGGCACTGAGCCTTGAACTTGGCCGCCGGCATGGTCTTCATGGCCGCATTCTACGACTGGTCACGTTTTGTGTCCACTGGCGGTCCGCCCTGGCGGTCGGGGCGGACTGCTCCCCTGAGCGGTCCCGTGACAACCCGCGCCTCGCGGGACAGCCTGGCCCAGGAGCCGCGCGAGCCTCGACCCGGGCTCGGTCCGGGGTGCCAGGGCCGGAGGCCGGCGGGGCGGTGATATGATCGCCGCGCCGGCCGACGCGGTGGTATCCCGGCTACGCCCAGGCCGGTGGCGGGGTGCGGGATGACGGGGTGCAGCGGGGGGGGTGCGATGGCGAAGGCGCTGAGGACCGAGGTGGCAGGAGCGTGTGGCGGCGTGCCGATCACCTTCCTGGTGCTCGGGCTCACGGCCGCCGAGATCGCCCCCATGCTCAAGGCCAATCCGGCGCGGCTCCTGGGCCTCGACGAGCCCGCGCCGGCGGCGGGCGGCAGCCCTCGATGAGCGACCCCTGGCCCGTCTTCACGGCGGCGGCGGTGCAGGCGGCGCCCGTGTATCTCGACCGCGAGGCGACGGTGGACAAGGCCTGCGCGCTGATCCGCGAGGCCGGACAGGCGGGGGCGCGACTGGTCGCCTTTCCCGAGGTCTTCATCCCGGGCTTCCCCCACTGGATCTATCTCGATCGGCCCCAGGCCAACGAGCATCACTTCGTGGAGCTGGTGCGCGGGGCGGTCGAGGTGCCCGGCCCCGCCACCGAGCGCCTCGGTCAGGCGGCGCGGGCGGCCGGGCTCCACGTGGTGATCGGGGTCAACGAGCGGAGCCCGCGGAGCATGGGGGAGCTGTTCAACACCAACCTCCTCTTCGGGCCCGACGGCACGCTGCTGGGGCGGCATCGCAAGCTGATGCCGACCTATGCCGAGAAGATGATCTGGAGCTTCGGCGATGGCTCGACGCTGCGCACCTACGACACCGCGCTGGGGCGTCTCGGCACCCTCTGCTGTGGGGAGAACACCAACCCGCTGGCCCGCTTCGCCCTCATCGCCCAGGGCGAGCAGGTCCACGTGGCCAACTACCCCGCGCGGCCGGCGGGGGACGCCTATGACCTGGCGCGGGCCATCGAGATCCGCGCCGCGGCGCATGCCTTCGAGGGCAAGTGCTTCGTCGTCGTGGCGGGGAGCCTCATCAGCGCTCCCATGCGGGACAGGCTCGGGGACACCCCCGAGAAGCGCCGGCTCCTCGGCGCGGGCAGCGCCACCTTCACGGGCATCCTCGGCCCCGACGGCCGGGTGCTGGCGGGGCCCGCGGCGCCGGACCGGGAGGAGATCGTCTACGGCAAGATCGACCTCGAGGCGATCATCAGGCCCAAGCTCTTCCACGACGTGGCCGGCAACTACAACCGTTTCGACGTGCTGGCGCTCCAGCTGAACCGCGCTCCGCTGGCGGCGATCCGCGAGGGACAGCCGGCGCATGCCGGGGCCGGGGGCCCTGAGCTCGGGCCGCTGCTGGATGAGCTGCGGCGCCGGGTGGACTCGGCCTCCCACGCCGAGCTCAAGGCGCTGGTCGGATCGTTCCTCGCCGCAGCTCAGCCGGTGCAGCTGGCTCATGGGGGTGAGCCAATCGGAGGATTGCAACCGTAGGGGATTGGACGGTCACTGAGGGAGCTGCCGCGGGATTGCCGCAGGCGCCATCCGAACGGGTAGCCGGAGGTGACTCATGGGGCTTCAGGGCCTCGCCAGGGCGAGGGAGCTGTACGAGCGGCGGGATCAGCGGGCCCGCGAGCTCAAGGCCGAGGGCAAGACGGTCGTCGGCTATCTCTGCTACTTCGCCCCGCCGGAGATCCTGGAGGCGGCCGGCTGCGTGCCGTACCGGATCCGCGGCGATGTGAGGCAGCCTGTCACCCGCGCGGACGAGTACGTGGAGCCCTACGGCTGCCCATTCGTCCGGAACACCTTCGACCTGGCCGTGAAGGGCCGCTACGACTTCCTCGACGGGCTCGTCA from Candidatus Rokuibacteriota bacterium harbors:
- a CDS encoding extracellular solute-binding protein; the encoded protein is MRIHHQSPSRPSLPGPRATLILVAAVVALLASGMPAAAFEGEKELHEGARKEKAFTWYTAHYDSESAAAICNGFEQKYPGVKCNYVRTTAQVAYQRLAQDQKAGLAVASVISSTDQGHYGRMKQDGWLMKYRPRSLSELVDAFKAFNDPDDTFFATAAGLVLITYNTTVVPEAAAPKKWTDLLDPRWKGKLSIGHPGFSGYVGTWVVQMRKLYGWDYFKKMELNKPRIGRSINDTVTMLNAKESWVASGPSGTTLQSRDKGNPLAVVYPEDGAVLMVSPSGILKNAPAPNAAKLFMEFLFSKECNDIVVKYRGDSINKHVKPLPGAKPLTEVKTIRPTYEEILKGIPEVKEQFRDTFGI
- a CDS encoding ABC transporter ATP-binding protein; its protein translation is MSKLVLRNVSRAFGSVLAVDDFSLALEPGEFVSLLGPSGCGKTTTLRVIAGFLDPTLGTIEMDGEVISSPGSSLPPEKRGMSMIFQSYAIWPNMTVAENVAFGLQVRRFSRADTRAKVEQILDVVQMRHLRDRYPAELSGGQQQRVALARAIVVQPAVLLLDEPLSNLDANLREEMRYEIRRLHDEFHITTVYVTHDQAEAMVTSDRIAVMNQGRIEQVDEPRALYARPRTRFVAGFIGRTNFLDGEVRDGEVAFDRFAIRLDQFEEPAALSGRVAFSLRPQSIRLLRQAPAVAADRSVIPGRIVQRAYLGEHWDYAVRPGESALTLRVTARPHEVFEVGEAVWLEVDPRQMAHLR
- a CDS encoding PIN domain-containing protein yields the protein MLNLDTHILLHALTGDLTRRETALLEREPWSISGIVIWEIGKLAELGRIELDLDDADLARALARLHVWPITLDVCRAIRDLDFRGDPVDEIVAATSIVHRVPLVTRDRRIRASRQVPLARG
- a CDS encoding type II toxin-antitoxin system Phd/YefM family antitoxin, with the protein product MKTMPAAKFKAQCLALLDRVTPEGIVITKHGKPVARLVPLGAESASLIGSLRGKIRIKGGLLSTGLRWNAQSRHPHPPPRPHR
- a CDS encoding carbon-nitrogen hydrolase family protein, with the protein product MSDPWPVFTAAAVQAAPVYLDREATVDKACALIREAGQAGARLVAFPEVFIPGFPHWIYLDRPQANEHHFVELVRGAVEVPGPATERLGQAARAAGLHVVIGVNERSPRSMGELFNTNLLFGPDGTLLGRHRKLMPTYAEKMIWSFGDGSTLRTYDTALGRLGTLCCGENTNPLARFALIAQGEQVHVANYPARPAGDAYDLARAIEIRAAAHAFEGKCFVVVAGSLISAPMRDRLGDTPEKRRLLGAGSATFTGILGPDGRVLAGPAAPDREEIVYGKIDLEAIIRPKLFHDVAGNYNRFDVLALQLNRAPLAAIREGQPAHAGAGGPELGPLLDELRRRVDSASHAELKALVGSFLAAAQPVQLAHGGEPIGGLQP